GGTCATTAAAACATCAACTGTAATTAGCATACATATTTAAACCCAAATGCAATTTAACCTTATACATACATTCTCTTCTTAAAACACTGCTCTGTTCTAACTAAATGACATTTGTTTCAGGGCTGTATAATTTCAGATCCAATGTATGTGTGCAAGGTGAatgtgggtgagagagagagagagagagagagagagagagagagagagaatgtggaGTTGGTATCAGATTTTTGCTCTATTGTATTGTACTGATGCTATCAAACTAATTCAAgccattaaacaaaacaaaacaaaaatgatacgtttaaataaaaccatcttGCATTTATCACttccaaaacacattttactacTACAAATGCTCACTGCTAGTCATAGAAACATTTGGGAAAAGAAAACTAGGCAACATGAATAGAGCATACAGTAGAGACATTTCTTGAATATACATTATCCCCCTTTACCCGTACCACACTTACAATCAGGTAATTGTTTGTTTAGAGACTGTTTCTAATGTAATAGCTGTAATCTAATAGCTGCCTGTTTATCGCTCAAAGATATGATGGAGAGCCTACTAATAAGGTTAGTTTCTTTAGTAAAGGATGTGGGTGGCTTTTACCGCATCATCTAATTGGTCTGTTGAATCTGACAGTGGATGTGTGTGACCTGAACGGAAACAGAATGACCTCTGTAATTCCCGTTTTTGCTCCACTGATTTATATTGAAGTGCTTGTCACTTGTGTAAACGAATTgatcacaaaatgtaaaatgacacattgaTGCACCCACAAAcaattgaatgaattcaatctTTAACACTTATCAAcccatttagaaaaaaacacttttaaacgATCACACAATTTCTCGAAGAGTGAACATTTAggaaatgtaaatacacatgtTTACATTAATTGACAAACTTTGTATATAAGGATTATTAGCAACTATACATTATTAATCATTAAACATCACTGCCTTTCCTCATATTGCTGACATATGGCTGTTTATAAAGCAATATGCTGTGTAACCGATGTGCCTTtcactgtgtctacaccagactCGCGAGACAGTGTGTACATAACATTTAACAACTACAATTGTTGTGTTGTTCTTTTATCAATGTTTAATGTCCATTAAATGATCAAATTCCCCTACACAAGACAAGCCATACAAAATACCTGTGTAATAAAAGCCTCATCGCAACGCTGCTGTGAGGAAGCCTGACCTGAAAGAAATGTGAAGAACAGAGAAACAAGAGAAAGGAAGGTGTGGGCTAAAGGTTGTATGGACATAAAGACCCATACAAAGCAATTATACAGGATAGGTAACAAAGAACAAACGAGTGACAGTGATAAAGTGCATTAGAAGAAAGGACAGAAAGGGGGGTAATGGATCAGAACAAAACACCTCTTGAATGAATGTGTTACATGACTGTGGTTTTTGTGTGGAAGTGTACCTCTATGCTATAACTGACTGTGTTACTTAATGACTCTGTGAAGACAAGAGACTTTAGCTCAAAGGGAAACATGATATATGTGCCTACAATATCTCAGTCTGAAATCACTTTCATTTCAGACTTTAATAAgatctaaataaaatatttagatttggcagacacttttatccaaagtgacttgaaGCTATACATTACAGAATACACATTTCCCTGagtcgaacccacgaccttggtgTCGTTTCACCACGATCTACAGAAAagctgttaaaaatatattaattacaATTTCTACAAAAGTGAACCTCAGACGTCATATAAAATCAGCATTGCTAACCTAAAATGCAGTTAGCtatattacgttttttttgtaTGGTTCACTGAAGTTTTCCCATTAAAATCAAGAACAAGCACACTAGCAGACCTGACTAAAAGCTCTTTTATCAATGATGAAATTAGTACAGATTCTTTAACAGTAGCCTATTGATTTATAGATGGATTGATGACTGCTCAATCACACAAGTGATTGATTAATTGATATCCTAGAAACTCAGcagaaaaaatgtaagtgttcaTGTAGCTCGATTGTTAGGGCACTGCATTAGCAgtgcaacactgtaaaaaaatcctacttgcaaaatgttctccatacaaagataaataaataacttgaacatagcatttttagttaaagaaGCACATTTTCTAACAAAGATTTTGTTGTTGAATGGATTTAGATGATCAAGTATTTGTCCAAAATGCGTCTTACAAAACAGTGAATTCAGGACAAACAATATTGCTTCGAAatttgaaagttcccaagatgcattgtagcatgttcaattctgttattatttgtttttctgttaaagAAAGATGGCTTAATTTTTGCTTTAATTTCGTTGTTACGGTAAGTTATCTGTCGAGTTTAgagttttttaatgaatgatcgtttttgattgttaccatggttgaggtttgtgtgttcaatgtttacatttacatttattgctttactccaaagcgatttacaagtaggAGGTGTTGCACATGTTGAGGTGTAAATTCATGACACCATAGCCAAACCAGTACAAATGCACTCAacacaaaactgtttaaacGGTTATTTGATAATAGTTTTGGTCTGTTTAACGGAGAAAACACATGCAATTGtggtaaaagacaaataaatttgattatttttaaataaccaaTCTACATTCTCCATTTATGTTCAGccaacaaataatattttgttctgttgctCATTAGGTAAACTTGACTATGTTGTGACAGCAAATGACTTTTTTTAAGTTAGGTGGACTTAGATCTCTGTCTGTTGAGTTAACTCAAAAATGTGCTTGTGATAGGTTGCCTTATTATAAATTGACACAACAAATTTTTGAAAGGTTAATGATAAAATTGTATACCTTGAAGtcaattttaaacctttttgaTAATTTAAAGTTCATATTTGaactttaaagttatttttctaaTTCCAAATATTCAATCTCTTCTAGGAGTGTAGCAATAACATACACTAAAACAAATTCAACCCAGCATTCGTTCATAACTGACAAACCTAGTCATTggattaaaataacacataaaatCTGAaccaatgggttaaaacaacccagcattgaTTATTTTACAACCAAAAATAACCCcaaatttgtgtgtatgtggttgctaggttgcttttttaaattttagCTCATTTTCCTAAATCAGGATAGTCCACTCACATGTCTTCAATGTAGACTGTTCCAAAATGGTGGTTCATGGCCCTCCTTCGAATACATGTATGGGATAATTAGAAGAACTTTATCATCCAGTGCCCTTGCTCATAAAGCAGCACAATCTGTGTTACCATTCACATCTATaacataaactgtataaaataggTTACAAACCAGTTTTATACATAGGGTTAGAGATTTCTTCCCTTACCCTCAGGACTCACAATAGTCAGTGATACTTGGCATGGTAAATGACTTGACTCTGGGGGTGCTACTGCCctctacatacagtatatgacatATGACCAAAGATTGGCGAATACATttagcgagagagagagagagagagaaagagccaAATGAAGATTGCTCTTTAAGGTAACAATTCAGAGTTCAAAGAaagtaaattataattaaaaacgCACACACAAGAACGCCAACAGACCATGCTGATGAAGCAGATAACATTAAAGTTTGTGGTATTTCAAACACCGAGCGTGACTTTACCCCCATTTGGTCTCATCTCAAGATCGGTGCAGGTCCAggggtcaggaaggagacaatCTGCAGTTTCTACCTCATGGgaaatcatgtgtttttttgtttcctttcccctcttttcttttttctctccctctACTCTTTCAATTCATTTATGAATTTTAAGCAGGCACTCTAAAAGACCCCTCTGATGAAGGACCCTGATTAGAGAGGTTAACAGACTCAAGCTGTCATATCAAAGGCTAGTACACGCATGCacttacacacaaaataaaaaaacagagattACTATCAGATTCACTGCAGGgaaaacgagagagagagagactgtgtgtgttgtttatttggAAATGTCAGGAGTCAACGTCACAAACACCTAGTGGGCCGAATTTGGCATGAAAGCCTTTACACTGAGTTCGACACACAGGGTTCTGACGCCTGCAGCGTTTAACTGAGTGTTCAGTCTCTTTCCTCCTGTAATTAATGAGAGAAACGTAACTCAGCttcattaataataatgcaCAGTAAAAACCACACATACAATGAACTTTTGATCCTCAGAAAAGTGAAGAGGTCAGTCGATCTACAGACCACATCGTTCTAGTTTGTAACcgcaaaatacaaatatattaccACATACTTccagtttatttatgttttttcactAAAACTTATTTCAGTAAAACTTCATTGAGTTAAACTTAAACCACAGCTTTATAGAAACAGTTTCCCCAAATATAAAGTCTTTCCTTTGTTTTAAATcgtattatttattgttaccCTCAGGTCACAACATGCATATGACTCTTCTTtttccgtggaacacaaaagaagatattttaagaaatgtttcagtcgttttgtgtccaaacaatgtaAGTCCATAGtggaaaatgttgtttggttaccgttCTTTgcaatatcttttgtgttttgcagaagaaagtcatacaggttggaaatTACAAGAATAACAAGTATTGAGTGTTGAAGTCATTCTTTAAATCCTGAAAGCAAATTGCAAAGGAAAGGGACAAATGTGATGGACAAATATGAAGCATTCAGAATGATAGAAAAGGAAAGATATCATATAGCTAAAACAAATAGGGGCATATATTAGACGTATGACTTTTCTCTGTggtatttaaataaagatggTAATTAAATCATATCCAGATAAAGCTCATGACCTATCTCGGTTCAACACAAGTTAATATGCACCTATCCAATCGAAATCCAGTATTAAATTCTAGtagaattttaaatgtttgtaatatGTTTAGATTAGGTTTACTAGATCTAACCGAAATTTCTAAAAGCATGGCCTTTAGTCAGTTAGATCTTCAAAGTGAAACCAGTGTAAAAACTGCAAATACAATAAATCAACCCGTGACAGCACATTTGTTAGTCAAAAACTGTGTGTGAGACGTTTAAAATGGTTCCTAAAGtatcaaaatgtcaaatgttattCTCAGATATGTTAATAACAGTAAAGACTTTGTTCTCACCTACAGTGTCAGTTACAAACAAGGAAGTATAGTACAGATGGAATTTAGTATTTTAGTACAGTTTGGCATAATGAAACAGAAATAGATATGCAAATCTGTaatgtaaaatgacaaacaatgaaaatattgttgtatgggttattagtcacccttttctttttttttgtttctctttttcctttttaattggCTTAAAAATTTAGAAACATTTCCACATTCAGAACGGACCcaatgacacacacacgcacaaagagTTGTAGAACGGAAAAATTGATATTTATAATTGTTAAGTGAAactgacctatttgtcagatatggtgacccatacccgaaatgtgatctctgcatttaacccatccagagagtgatgaacacatgaacagcaagtcgtgaacacacgtacatcactgcagcgcccggggagcaagaaggcctaaggtgccttgctcaagggcacctcagtcctTACTcgccggccctgagaatcaaactggcaaccttctggtcacgatctggtcacgagtccgactgtCTAACTATTAGGGCCGCGACTTCCACGACTATGTGGAAAGTAACTTGCCAGATAAATATTTGCCTAAACATACAGCACATTTGCCTAACCCCTTTCACTATGCTTACAAATCCTCTCATTTAGATATTATAATAAATTCTAATCCACAAGTTTAGCTAATATAGCTTTTATTAGCAAATTAGCATGACAGCATGACTTTGAATAGGATGGTGTGTACTGAAGGAACATCCCTTTACATTGTTGTTGATTGTTGTTATTCCTTACATAaaagaataatgaaattaaaagtTAAGAAAAGAATCTCTTAGCACAAAGAAAACGTACACAAGAGTTGCCAACTCACTCTATACTAGTATATGCTCAGCATCATACTAAGCATCTGCTCAGAACATGATTATTCCTGCAACCTCCCCTTTCAGATCTTCTCAAATCATCTCACCCAGAAAGATCATTATGAGTGTCACGATTGCACCATTTTTTTGTGGGGGTCATAAACATAACGTTTGAAGTTCAGGTGAATGGTGACAGGCTGAGATTCAGGCTTGGTTTCTTCACATTTGGATGGTTCATTTTTGGTCCCGCCCTTTCCCTTCTTCTTAGAGGAAGAGGACAGAAGCTGCTTGGTTTCTTCTTTCAGACCCTCTGACCaatgagaaaaagaaaattgaCATTGGCCTGACAACTTTTCCTGTATTAGCTACGGTTCTATGAAAACATTGCAGCGTGTTTTGAGAGTGTGTTTGTCTTGTTTACCTGGTATCCGGATTTTGATCTTGCCGCTCTGGCCGAAGCCGCCTTCAATGGTCCCTGTTTCTCCAGTCGACAGTGTAACTTTTAAACCCACGAAGAGCTGAAGGTTGGTCTCCTTCTTAAACAAGTTCCGACCAATCACAGTGTAGTCATCTGTCACCTAACAAAAGACAATAAGTTGattgaaaaacatgaaaattggATGTAAACCTTATTTATGTGGgaaaatctaataaaatatgacgtatgcaataattttacaaatgaaaCATACCCGTTCCACTCCTCCTTCCTTCTGCTTGTCTTTGCTAATTTTAAGTCGAGGCAGTGCTGTTTCCATGTAGTTTTTGTCTTCAAACCCTTCCAACAACTTCCCATGAAAGGCAAGCCTGCATGTGTTGCCATGAATATCCGAGTCCAGTCGTGAGCCAATTACTAAGCAGAGTGGCGGACACGTGACGGGCCGTTCGAACTCGAGTAACGCCCATTGCTGTACCTCCTGCCTCTCACCATCTCCCGGACACGTCAAATACTCATCCAAGTGGTGAAACTCCCAATCAAACGAGAAAAAATCTAAGCATTGCTTTTGAGAGGAAGGGATACAGTCTCCATTTTGAATCTCAGGCGGCACTCGATGGAAGAACGAAATACGCGCCATGACGGTTTCGTGTCCAACGGTGATGTGGAACTTGGCGCGGCTGCTTAGCACTCCACGATAGTATTCGATCTTTCGGACAGATATGACAGCAGCGTATAGAGTTCGCAAGGAACCTGGTGTGCATACTACACCTCGTTCCAATAGTTTTGGGTCAAACTgcgtcacacacacaccaacccGATCTCCTTGCATGGCGCTGGGAACTGGTTTCCGGAACATCTGGATAGATTTTACTTTGCGGGTTacctgagaaaataaaaatcagaaaTGAAATGGTGAGTTGCTTGTCTTCTTTTTTGGGACTTTTGACctcactgtttttttaaagttctcTGTGTAGATGAATGTCAATGTACCTTCAGAGCCGGTATCTCCACAGTATCGTTGACGTTGACAGACCCTTGCAGGATGGTGCCGGTAATGACAGTTCCCTGGCCACGGATGGAAAAGCAGTGATCTACTGCCATCAGAAGGGCACCTGCTGGATCTCTTTGAGGAAGGAATGCCTGGGACTTCAGCAACTAAACACACATAGACAGAAACACAAGTTGCCTTTTCTAATTAATACTtaactttttaactttttaataatttaaattatcatcaacaaaactgaaaagatgaacttcacaaatgttcaaatctgatcatttacattacattaatataAGAATGTTCAATAAAGCATTTTGTGGACCTCAATGAAAATAAGGAAATTTGACCTTTTGTAAAAAGGTTTTACATCATCCATGTCACAaatttgctttcatttaataAGCAACATGTAAAACATCTAAAATTTTAAATCTGAGATGTTTCTAGCTAATTTTAAGTCATagcttcatttttacatttgagcTACTAAAACCTTCCGTTTAGATTTAAACTTTTGATTGTCAAAGTTTAAATCTGCCcctattttaaatgtgttgttgaGAACATaacgcccacttactcacttcTATAAGTTCAGAGATTCCTTGTGCCTCCTCTGTATCCGGGGCCTCAGGACCACCTGGTTTAGCTGCCACAGCAATAACAGGGCAGCCTTTAAATCTGcgaagcaaaaataaaaaagtctgaGCACATTTACAATGCAGCTCACGTTTACAAAATGGGCTTTGCTAAACCCCCAATGCATCGGTGGTGTTGAAAAAGCTTGTCCACAAGTATATGTTGTGTCTTGAGTGCTGGTAAGACATCCTTCATTATTCACCAGAAAGAATATTCAAATCAAGAAGCTTAACCTAAAATGTGTGCAGGTTTGTGCTGTTCTTTTCATGATGGTCTGTAAAGTCAATTGAACAAGTACCAAAGTTAAATAACAGCTCAACGTGTTCTTGAAAGTGTGTACCTAGTGTTCTCAAGAGTTTTGTGCATTCTCTTGGTCATCTTATCCATTGCCCCCTGTCTCTTGTCACTAGGC
This DNA window, taken from Triplophysa dalaica isolate WHDGS20190420 chromosome 6, ASM1584641v1, whole genome shotgun sequence, encodes the following:
- the eefsec gene encoding selenocysteine-specific elongation factor; this translates as MADAGNRPKTLNFNVGVLGHVDSGKTSLARALSSTASTAAFDKNPQSKERGITLDLGFSAFTVPFPEHLSQTCGDRKYDSLQFTLVDCPGHASLIRTIIGGAQIIDLMMLVVDVVKGMQTQTAECLLIGQLTCSQMVVILNKIDLLPSDKRQGAMDKMTKRMHKTLENTRFKGCPVIAVAAKPGGPEAPDTEEAQGISELIELLKSQAFLPQRDPAGALLMAVDHCFSIRGQGTVITGTILQGSVNVNDTVEIPALKVTRKVKSIQMFRKPVPSAMQGDRVGVCVTQFDPKLLERGVVCTPGSLRTLYAAVISVRKIEYYRGVLSSRAKFHITVGHETVMARISFFHRVPPEIQNGDCIPSSQKQCLDFFSFDWEFHHLDEYLTCPGDGERQEVQQWALLEFERPVTCPPLCLVIGSRLDSDIHGNTCRLAFHGKLLEGFEDKNYMETALPRLKISKDKQKEGGVERVTDDYTVIGRNLFKKETNLQLFVGLKVTLSTGETGTIEGGFGQSGKIKIRIPEGLKEETKQLLSSSSKKKGKGGTKNEPSKCEETKPESQPVTIHLNFKRYVYDPHKKMVQS